A genomic stretch from Acidobacteriota bacterium includes:
- the era gene encoding GTPase Era — protein MVDAAHEHPVGGRQAGVGEVGKKAGTVALIGRPNSGKSTLMNHLLQEKVAIVSDKPQTTRHRLIGILNEARGQIVFHDTPGIHKPLHRMNRQMVNLAVDALNGADVVCLLVDASTGHGSGESHLIDMVLKSSSPKVVVLNKIDLVNKGKLLPRMELYGQPDGERTGDLEEPRTFDEIVPISAATGDGTDLLLDILFRLLPEGEPLYDPQTLTLHPDRFLVAERIREKVLANTRDELPFTTAVMLDAWEEPGPGLVRIYASILVERSGQKKILIGKRGSMIKKIGTEARKDLEQLLGRRVYLDLQVKHEPNWRENRRILGELDRDLWGRMDD, from the coding sequence ATGGTTGACGCGGCGCATGAACACCCGGTCGGCGGGAGGCAGGCCGGAGTGGGGGAGGTCGGCAAGAAGGCGGGGACGGTGGCGTTGATCGGGCGCCCGAACTCCGGCAAGTCCACCCTGATGAACCACCTCCTCCAGGAGAAGGTGGCGATCGTCTCGGACAAGCCCCAGACCACCCGCCACCGGTTGATCGGCATCCTCAACGAGGCGCGCGGCCAGATCGTCTTTCACGACACCCCCGGCATCCACAAGCCCCTCCACCGGATGAATCGCCAGATGGTCAACCTGGCGGTCGACGCGCTGAACGGCGCCGACGTGGTGTGCCTGCTGGTCGACGCCTCGACCGGCCATGGCTCCGGCGAAAGCCACCTGATCGACATGGTGCTCAAGTCGAGCAGCCCAAAGGTGGTGGTGCTCAACAAGATCGATCTGGTCAACAAGGGGAAGCTGCTGCCGCGCATGGAGCTCTATGGCCAGCCGGATGGCGAGCGTACCGGTGACCTCGAAGAGCCCCGGACGTTCGACGAGATCGTGCCGATCAGTGCCGCTACCGGCGACGGCACGGACCTCCTCCTCGACATCCTCTTCCGTCTGCTGCCCGAGGGGGAACCGCTCTACGATCCGCAAACTCTCACCCTGCATCCGGACCGCTTTCTGGTTGCCGAGCGCATTCGCGAGAAAGTCCTCGCCAACACCCGCGACGAGCTGCCCTTCACCACCGCGGTGATGCTCGACGCCTGGGAGGAGCCGGGGCCGGGGCTGGTGCGGATCTACGCCTCCATCCTGGTCGAGCGTTCGGGACAGAAGAAAATCCTCATCGGCAAGCGCGGCAGCATGATCAAGAAGATCGGCACCGAGGCCCGTAAGGATCTCGAACAGCTCCTCGGCCGCCGCGTCTACCTCGACCTGCAGGTCAAACACGAGCCCAACTGGCGCGAGAATCGCCGCATTCTCGGCGAGCTGGACCGCGACCTGTGGGGGCGGATGGACGACTAG